AGCTCCACGGTTTCGTGTTGCCAAAAAATGCCGGAACTCTGTGAAATATATGGATGGATAATCTTGACCacttcaaaaatcaactttctgggTCGTGGACCACTGTGTGACCGTGCGCTCAAGGTGGTTCTTGTACATTTGTTTGGATAGATTTTAAATCACTAgcaatcaagtaatttttaagaCCCTATAACGGGAATCGAAATCTTTTTGGTAGGAAAAGCCAAAATCTACAATTAAGAATACTTCAAAAACAGAATAATGCcctcatattgaaaaaaaaaactacaattagGGACATAATGAGCTCCTGGAGCGAAATTGACACCCTCTcctcctatttttttaaagtacacggaaaataataaaaaagttaaaatttatcgTGAAGCAGAGATGATTATTTTCACCCATCTTTCTTggtaaatttaacctttttttaattcttccaaCCTtcgaatttacctttttttcattcgccCAGCAgaaaagtaaattttacctttttgggATTCACTGGCCAAAAAGGTACATTTTACTGGTTTTCATTCACTGAATAAGAAGGTTGTGTTAAGGTTTGTCACcaatataataataaataagttttgatttttattttagattgtttgttgttttgagGATCTATGATCAATCATAGGTTACTGTTTCAAAACAAGATTCTTTTTTAAGATGATCCGGCCAGAGCTGGTAATGATGATGGTTAACGACTGACATTTAATGAAAATGCCAGCTAGAtcgaaatcatcatcatttcttGAACCAAAAGCATGCCATCATAACACGTAGTAGATCAGTCTAGAGCGTTTTCGTTGATAGCTTCGACCCATACCCAATCACTTTGTTAATTGTAGTGACAGACCCAGATGCTGAGATTTAGTGAACAAACGTATGTCAACGTGCTACTGAGTTGGTGATCGACATTTtatgatctttaataatcacaGAAAATGGGGTGATATTTAGCAAAATTCGGGTTTTCATTCATGCACACGTGACTGTGCGTTAAATCTGAATGGGAAATAAAAAGGCGGGAAAATCCTATGTCTCTGAAACAgattgaagttcattttatggGCTACCTAGTAAGCAGCTCGACTACATAACAATAATATGGAAATTTCGCTGTTGCCAGGTTAGATGAGaaataaaaacctttaaatatcAACAGCCGGCATGGGAAGGAAATTTTAGAAGGCCGTCAACTCAATGGAAACCAATGATATTGAATATTTACTATGCTTACTATCATTGAGTTCTCACGATGATGTTTATCAGCCTGCTAATGATCCCTGACTGCGGCTCGGTGCATAATTGGAGTTTGGGAAAGTgatgatgattgaaaaaaaaaaacagtagccaTCTTTTATGCTGTCAATTTTTCCCAGCTCTGGATCCGGCTCGATAAGCTTTGTTTTTTCCTTGAATTTTCCAGATGAAAACACTTTTGCTTTCTTTTGGACATCAACGCTACCTTCTCCGTGTCCTTCCGCGCaaccatggccgctgaatcctgaCTCATCCGGCCAACTGGAGGATAATATTAATTGTCTGTGGTTGTTCCGGAATGACGTAGAAAATACTTCGAATCTCACTGGACCAATCTGTAATAAACTAGCACAACTGAATGaaatttaagctaaatttacCGCTCTGTCCGATTTTCATAACTTGCACAAGAATGCAAAACTTGTTTCTCAATGAAACGTCCATCAACCTCCATAAATGGTTTCagaaaatatttatcatttttctaggtgaactgtacagatttttttggctcAATCCGGGTcaatttcacctcgctacgaggaaAGCTATACCTTGCCacaaggtaagttttacctCGAAAAGGTGAAAATTACCATTTtttgatttaacttttttctcggtgaatttaTTCTGCTCAATTCAGGTAAACTTCACCTAGCTACGAGGTAAGCTTTACCTGTTTGGATTTAACTTTTTCTAGGAATTCTACCTTTTTTGTCTGCTCTATTCAGGTAAACTTGATCTcgttgtgaggtgagtttcaccttgACGAGGttaaagttacctttttggattTCAGGAGCTGATTTTtgagatttagatttagattttagatttagaaagaaattttttcatgtaaattaaaattgtttttggaaacAGTGACGTCACAGCCTCTACCaatactaaagcagggctgccttaGCACTACCtgctttaaatattccttgattcagTTTGTCGTTAATGCAACTTACGTCGGTTGCAAGACATGCATTTGAAAAAGCAATATCaataatatctttaaaaaacgCAATTCTAGGAACTGAATTGAATTCAAAGGCTTTTGACGAGCTATTACCAAGTTTATGGCTATGACCTCAGCCATGTAAACTATAAAaattcaacacctatcaagctgtCTCCTATTgccgcactaatgcctgtctatccacctttcattctgccgcacatgccattaaaattataatcatacaaattacggcgattacaATCATATaacaatataaaaattcaaataaatttcaacactGTTTATAATTTGAACTTGTGAATTTGAAACAGCGGACGTTCAAACAATCGAATGAGGCTCGCAACCTGCAGTTTGCCGACCTCTGCCACAGAGGTATTCTATGTTTTTCTGATTTAGCAAATTTATTTCACATGCGGTTTTATTCTTCgaattgaaaattcgatttttatCGAAGTTTACAAAATCTACTACATTTTTTGTAACGATTTCCTATACTCCATGAAgtgaaataaactaaaaaattatttgtttaccCTATCTCCTTTTTTTCACAGATAAATAAACCAACAATCAAAATGGCCCTAGCTGAGAGCACCACCAAGACCGAAATGACTTTCACCGAATCGCAGACCCCGGTCATCTCGAAGGAGGTGATTGTGGAAAAGTCCTCGGCCGGCCTTTCGGAGAAGAGCATCACCCAGTCGAAGAGCTTCGGCTCCAGCAGCGAGAAGGAAATGGTCGAGGAAAGTGCCAACTCCATCACCAAAACGTCGGAAAAGTCGGAATCCTCCTTCGCCTCGGAACGCAGCGTTTCGGAGAAGATCGAGGAAGGGGTTGGGGCCCTGGGATCTTCCCTGTTGTCGTCGGCCTCGTCCCTGGTCAGTTCCGtgtccagcagcagcagcaaagttGTGTCCTCTTCCTTCAGCTCGTCGTCTTCGATCTCCTCCTCATCGACCCTGTCCAGCATCAAATCGTCCTCGTTCGACGCCAACAGTGCCATCGATGAATTTTTCAAGAACTAACctgttttttccgattgcaaaTATTATTCAGGTattaaggaagaaaaaaaaacgaacagttAGATTGTCGAATATACCTGACTGTATACGGTTTCGTTTGGCTTTTGATGTCGTCGTGTTCAAACGTCtgagattttatgtttataattttaaatattatcttTAGCGAATGTGcatcgttttaaaaataaaaatccgcATCATCAGTGCGGGATGACGGAatggaaaaacaataaaatttgtattcagAGACAACCTTTGCTGGTTTGATTTATTCTCTAATACACATTttccgaaataccggatttccCGTAGGAATTCGACTTTTCCGCGTAAATATTTCTTACGTATTTCGAAGGTTGGCCATAAGAAGCTATCTAGGTAGGTACTCTACGCGGAACACCGCAGGTTGCAATAGAACAGATGCTCTGAGTGGGGAAGCAGGGAGATGAAAATATCAACCATTATTGACCAGTTCTTGCTCCTCCGTGTGTTTTGTGCGGGTGACAAACATTTGCTAAAAATACTCGAAAGACCGCACGGAAAGAACGTTTTGTTTGTAGAGAAGGAAAAGAAACACAAGCGaaaaattttgctcacctttTTCCACCTCATGGTGGAAAATCTCGAGATTACTCTCGTCATTCCTCTTGCTTCccttccatccatccatccatcgaGGGGAAAAAGGCTAAAAGGTTGGAATTTCAATGGCTCGTTTGCGAATTTCATACTTTTTGCTTTATTAACGCGTTCGACGAACACCTTCTCGTTTTATTCGTTTCAGGTGTAGGTACCTGCTGTTTGTCGAttctaaaattatcaaaatcggtCATGGGTAGAGAAAAGACTGAATGCAGCAAACGACACGAGGAGAGACTTTTGTCGgaataatttttcgatttaTGATAGGCCGGTGGAGAGCAGAAGAGTTTCCAATTGCGAATTCGAAATAAAACAGTCTATTTTATTTGAATCCAcgtagaaatttaaatttttcgaacttCATACTTTCAGTATctagatttcagactcagattgaATTACGCTTTAGTAGAATTTCaatctcttcaaaaaaaaaacatgaagtttcattgatatactctattagactgagtcgatttggggtcattcttgaatttctcaaaccctgggatcttaaatgcttcgttttgtccaaaactcatccatgattttttgcagaatttttaagaaacgtttacatgagtaaatttgcacttttaggtttgtatgggaaaattgaatattttgtactgaaaaatcaacatcattattgtttcttctgtggaaccgagcctgctaatggtttttgtgccacttTATGAACtccttcaaggaaattttccgctaaacaactttgtcgcaTATTATAACTTCTTatctttttatacaaaaaagttattagctctttaacagatgtatgtcttttggcattgataaaccatgaactCAATTAACATCACtactgggtgcctagcgaggtattccaagaccacttttcatgccatacttcgtggggcacaagcagtggtgtcaattgaatttatggtttatcaatccaaaaagacatacatctgataaacagctaataacttttttttcgaaaaacatacgaagttatgatattccacaaagttgtttaaaGGAGAATTTCCTTgtaggaatttataaattggtacaaaaaccatttgcaggctcggttccacagaagaatcaaaaatgatgtttatttttcagtacaaaatattcaattttcccatacaaacctaaaagttcaaatttactcatgtaaacgtttcttaaaaattctgcaaaaaatcatggatgagttttggaccaagacgaagcttttaagaccccagggtttgagaaattcaaaaatgaccccattttgtcatttttgtcatttttgtcatttttgtcatttttgtcatttttgtcatttttgtcatttttgtcatttttgtcatttttgtcatttttgtcatttttgtcatttttgtcatttttgtcatttttgtcatttttgtcatttttgtcattttcgtcattttcgtcatttttttcacttttgtcatttttgtcaattttgtcatttttggaatttttttaatttttgtttttcttgttattcttgaaatttttgtattttttgtaatttttgcaatttctgtatttatgttatttttgtaattgctttaatttgtgttattttggttatttttgtaatttgttttatttttgtaaatttggcatttttgtagttttgtaatttttgtcatttttgtcatttttgtcatttttgtcatttttgtcatttatttttgtcatttttgtcatttttgtcatttttgtaatttttgtaatttatgtaatttttgtaatttttgtaatttttgtaatttttgtaatttttgtaatttttgtaatttttgtaatttttgtaatttttgtaatttttgtaatttttgtaatttttgtaatttttgtaatttttgtaatttttgtaatttttgtaatttttgtaatttttgtaatttttgtaatttttgtaatttttgtaatttttgtaatttttgtaatttttgtaatttttgtaatttttgtaatttttgtaatttttgtaatttttgtaatttttgtaatttttgtaatttttgtaatttttgtaatttttgtaatttttgtaatttttgtaatttttgtaatttttgtaatttttgtaatttttgtaatttttgtaatttttgtaatttttgtaatttttgtaatttttgtaatttttgtaatttttgtaatttttgtaatttttgtaatttttgtaatttttgtaatttttgtaatttttgtaatttttgtaatttttgtaatttttgtaatttttgtaatttttgtaatttttgtaatttttgtaatttttgtaatttttgtaatttttgtaatttttgtaatttttgtaatttttgtaatttttgtaatttttgtaatttttgtaatttttgtaatttttgtaatttttgtaatttttgtaatttttgtaatttttgtaatttttgtaatttttgtaatttttgtaatttttgtaatttttgtaatttttgtaatttttgtaatttttgtaatttttgtaatttttatattttttgtaatttttgtaatttttgtaatttttgtaatttttgttatttttgtcatttttgtaattttttaatttttgtaatttttgtaatttttgtaatttttgtaatttttgtaatttttataatttttgtaatttttgtaatttttgtaatttttgtaatttttgttatttttgtaatttttgtaatttttgtaatttttgtcatttttgtcatttttgtaatttttgtaatttatgtaatatttgaaatttttgtaatttttataatttttgtaatttttgtaatttttgttatttttgtaatttttgtaatttttgtaatttttgtaatttttgtcatttttgttaattttgtaatttttgtaatttttgtaaatttggcatttttgtagttttgtaatttttctcatttttgtcatttttgtcatttttgtcatttttgtcatttttgtcatttttgtcatttttgtcatttttgtcatttttgtcttttttgtcatttttgtcatttttgtcatttttgtcatttttgtcatttttgtcatttttgtcatttttgtcatttttgtcatttttgtcatttttgtcatttttgtcatttttgtcatttttgtcatttttgtcatttttgtcatttttgtcatttttgtcatttttgtcatttttgtcatttttgtcatttttgtcatttttgtcatttttgtcatttttgtcatttttgtcatttttgtcatttttgtcatttttgtcatttttgtcatttttgtcatttttgtcatttttgtcatttttgtcatttttgtcatttttgtcatttttgtagttttgtaatttttgtaatttatgtaatttttgtaatttttgtaatttttgtaatttttgtaattattgtaatttttgtaatttttgtaatttttgtaatttttgtaatttttgtaatttttgtaatttttgtaatttttgtaatttttgtaatttttgtaatttttgtaatttttgtcatttttgtaatttttgtaatttttgtaatttttgtaatttttgtaatttttgtaatttttgtaattttttataatttttgtaatttttgtcatttttgtaatttttgtaatttttgtaatttttgtaatttttgtaatttttgtaatttttgtaatttttgtaatttttgtaatttttgtaatttttgtaatttttgtaatttttgtaatttttgtaatttttgtaatttttgtaatttttgtaatttttgtaatttttgtaatttttgttatctttgttaatttgataattcttgtgatttttgtaattattgtaatttttgtaatttttgtaatttttgtaacttttgtaatttttgtaatttttgttatttttgtcatttttgtaatttttgtaatttttgtaatttttgtaatttttgtaatttttgtaatttttgtaatttttataatttttgtaatttttgtaatttttgtaatttttgtaatttttgtaatttttgtaatttttgtaatttttgtaatttttgtaatttttgtaatttttgtaatttttgtaatttttgtaatttttgtaatttttgtaatttttgtaatttttgtaatttttgtaatttttgtaatttttgtaatttttgtaatttttgtaatttttgtaatttttgtaatttttgtaatttttgtaatttttgtaatttttgtaatttttgttatttttgttatttttgtaatttttgtaatgtttgtaatttttgttatttttgtaatttttgtaatttttgtaatgtttgtaatttttatcatttttttagttcttataattttttttaattttttgtgattttgtcatttttgtaatttttatattttttgtagttcgtatgttttttgtattttttgttatttttgtgatttttgtattttttttaaatttttctaatttttgtaatgtttgcaattttttgaaatttatgttatttttgtgtttttttttttttaatattttgtcattttagttatcattgttatttttttttgttatttttatagttttggttattttttaattttttgtcattttcattagttttgtcatatttgtccttttttcgttttaatttaattttaggagatacagatatattttttaactttttactccAAAATCTTAATTAcgtcaaatttaattttcttcttatgtaaTTATATCcatcaaattttaataagaaaCAATCCTTATCGTTTTAGAATTTAGCTTCCTTAGAAgctatttttttagaaaataatttttgaattcaaactaCAAGTTTTCAATTCTAATGTGCGCGATTGTGGTTCAGATTGCAGAACCTTGGACCTTTTTCCGCTTTTAATTGTTTTTGGAATCATTTTCTaatactttaatttattttcaatagctGAGCGGAAACGTTTAGTTGAACGTTTTGCTCTTTTTAATTGTTACCGAtaagaattgatattttttcaaggtTAACTTTATAGTAATTTCTGCTGTCTTACCTCCgcttaattttccattttttctacacaaattgaagcttttttaCTTACTTGCAAGATGTAGCTAGGAAAGTAAGATCACTGTACTTTTTATTACCCTTTTTAAGTCTTCAAACGCCATGTAAATTGTGTTTaaagttgttgaaattttctCGTAGATATGTCACTTTCAAAGGGAGTTTTACAAACACGTGGTATCCGAAAAATTGAAGAAGCAGAAGAAAATCGATATCTTCGACTGCAAAATCCCAGCCTACTTGg
This sequence is a window from Uranotaenia lowii strain MFRU-FL chromosome 3, ASM2978415v1, whole genome shotgun sequence. Protein-coding genes within it:
- the LOC129757862 gene encoding uncharacterized protein LOC129757862 isoform X1, with translation MCINKPTIKMALAESTTKTEMTFTESQTPVISKEVIVEKSSAGLSEKSITQSKSFGSSSEKEMVEESANSITKTSEKSESSFASERSVSEKIEEGVGALGSSLLSSASSLVSSVSSSSSKVVSSSFSSSSSISSSSTLSSIKSSSFDANSAIDEFFKN
- the LOC129757862 gene encoding uncharacterized protein LOC129757862 isoform X2, whose translation is MALAESTTKTEMTFTESQTPVISKEVIVEKSSAGLSEKSITQSKSFGSSSEKEMVEESANSITKTSEKSESSFASERSVSEKIEEGVGALGSSLLSSASSLVSSVSSSSSKVVSSSFSSSSSISSSSTLSSIKSSSFDANSAIDEFFKN